The proteins below come from a single Malus domestica chromosome 03, GDT2T_hap1 genomic window:
- the LOC103419559 gene encoding AT-hook motif nuclear-localized protein 28-like: MADTGAGGAAAISLQQASDDDSMHSPRSVPTLSGGASGGGGGGCSSSGHKNMVSPLGDIIISNSKKPRGRPPGSKNKPKPPIVITKDSGSAMKAVVLEISAGSDVVETIVQYARRRQVGISVLSGSGAVLNVKLRHPAGPHEPSLSLQGPFNLLSLSGSYIDSFPAVIACSSSPSAAGGGGGSAVVPMSGTYSLLACSSFTICLAGAQGHVFGGIVGGKVVAASTVMVVAATFLDPTLQRLPLPVEGGGEYEGEEDTKPCINEQSCHTYGGGGGGRSSGVASPTCQMNTSPPDHYHQVMAWGPPSRTPY, encoded by the coding sequence ATGGCAGACACTGGTGCTGGTGGCGCGGCAGCAATTTCTCTTCAACAAGCCTCCGACGATGACTCCATGCACAGCCCCCGGAGCGTCCCCACACTCTCTGGAGGCGCAagtggtggtggaggaggagggTGTTCGTCGTCCGGACACAAGAACATGGTATCACCGTTGGGTGATATtatcatctcaaactcaaaGAAACCGAGAGGGAGACCGCCGGGGTCCAAGAACAAGCCCAAACCCCCGATCGTCATCACCAAGGACTCGGGGTCAGCGATGAAGGCGGTGGTCCTCGAGATCTCCGCCGGGTCCGATGTGGTGGAGACGATTGTACAGTACGCCCGAAGGCGCCAGGTTGGCATCAGTGTGTTGAGCGGTTCAGGGGCGGTGTTGAACGTAAAGCTGAGACACCCAGCCGGGCCCCACGAACCGTCACTGTCTCTTCAGGGTCCATTcaacctcctctctctctccggCTCTTACATAGACTCCTTCCCGGCCGTCATCGCTtgctcttcttctccttccgccgctggtggtggtggtggttcgGCCGTAGTACCGATGTCCGGGACTTATTCTCTTCTGGCTTGTTCGTCGTTCACGATATGTCTTGCGGGGGCGCAAGGGCACGTGTTTGGAGGGATTGTTGGGGGCAAGGTTGTGGCGGCGAGTACTGTGATGGTTGTGGCCGCCACGTTTTTGGATCCGACCCTTCAGAGGTTGCCTTTGCCGGTTGAGGGTGGCGGTGAATATGAAGGTGAGGAGGATACTAAGCCTTGCATTAATGAACAAAGTTGTCACACTTACGGTGGCGGCGGCGGTGGCCGGAGCAGTGGTGTTGCGAGTCCAACGTGCCAGATGAACACTAGCCCTCCTGATCATTATCATCAAGTCATGGCTTGGGGTCCTCCATCTCGCACTCCTTACTGA